The DNA segment ATTAACTTTGGCATTGAATGATGCCATGACTTATGATAAGGTCAGACAAAATCCTAGATAAGTCATTTGCTTTGTTAAACTGTTAaacaagaaaaggaaaggactgtGCTAATTTGGGTCTGATTAATTTGTTGATTACAGGCCATCCATTTATCAGATCAAGGTGAAAGAAATCAAATTTTTCTCCAAATTCAAGATTCAAGATGTGAAAAGTTATGatattgtattagtttaataagttgctatgatgtattattatttattttattctttgtaaatttatattttgcattgtgatgtaacaacaatattatctagtttgtatttttatttatttttttctttgattaatttttttagaaaattcttttaaagtgttttgattatttttaaaaaaaaaaatctgggcaatttaaatatgagatcagatttttttttttaaagtgatataatttctttttaagttataaatatttttttagacttttttttttcttcttcttccaaaacccggattgaacccgggtataacccggatatccgagattaaaagccaaaaaaaaaaaaaaaatccggatatccggattgaatccggttatccgcccggattgagtccgggttcaatccgggcggataactaCTCGGATTTTGAAATCCGGATCCGGAAACCAGTTATGGCCGGATCTCCGGATTTggatccggatgcacaccccattattattaattatcatttttattgacCTTAAGCATTTTTATTACCCGATACGAAATATTAAATTTTCCTTATAACTATAGTACGTCTAAACTCCGCCACCTGGTCTTCctttcatttgaatttttttttttcatttgacttGAATATAAGAATTAAGCacctaataattatatatataaaagattaatttttttttttcttattaatccaaGTGGTAATCTCATGCATCTAGGCACTTCGTTTTTGGTAGCccaaaatcatcttaattaattcAGTCATTATCACTCATGACTCGTTCAATTCTCTGAAAAACTACATACGAAATCGACGGATTAGCTCCAGTTGGACTAATTGCTTGCATATATACAtgggttaattaattaattagaacaAACTGCCTCTGCCTCTGCCTCTAATTGATTCGATCGAAtagcaaataaaagaaaattggggagacaaatacaaaacaatattaaaatgcTATGGTCTTTGATCACCATTTGTCGCACGTACGTATATGCCTACATGTGGGAGCCTTCTGTCtcctaattaatattaatatttccaATTGATCAGGCATTAATGTTGTAATAGAATTTCTAAAAAGAATATATCAAGTTAATCCTACGATATTTATTTATGCcaatttaaatatttcaagTAGCATTAAATAAGTATTAAATAGTTTAGGGTCCACTtaatttatctctctctctctctcacacttaaatcttcaaatttgaataacGTACAACTTGTGAAGGATTTTGTCGACATGGtttcaattaaagaaaaataataagaacGCCACCAGATTCAACCGTCGTGTTCCTAGCCAGGAAATTGTGAAACACTAACGGCGTGATGGATGCGGGCTCGTAGCCCACAAGGAAAATATACGTTAGACGCCCAGAAAGCCACGGATCCAATGAACCAATCAACAAAAAGTCTACAGCCCAATCCTCCTGATAGATCAAGGTCCAAGATGCGAGGTTATCGGCCCACTGAGTTTGCTTTATCCACAGAGCCCAATCTTTGGCGCGGATGATCTCGAAACTAAGCATGCATCGGTTGAGAGTAAAATAATGTCGGTGCTGATCTGAGTGGATGAAGTACAACTTTCTTTTGGCAAACCGAACTAATAGTAAATTAATCTTATTGATACACGCGGTCCATTTCAGGCCATATACATTactaatcaaaaaataaaaaaccatatatatatataagtgatttgtacaaattctaATAGACAAGtctagattttatttattatttttatattatatatttatttttatatttattttatcttttttcttaataagtatataatataagaatagtgagtagaagaactcatttgataataatataagtaaataaatcCCTCTCAATTTAtgcaatataataaatagttatatggggagagagagagagagagagagagagagagagagagagttgtgaaCCAATGTACATAGCCGTGTATATGGGTTTGTGAGTCCTAATTAAAACAAAGGAACTTGGAGGGACGAATCGACAAAAAAGTAAACATAAACATAAAGCAATTAAAGAAAgcgttatttaaaaaaaaaacaataaaaataataaagaaagagtgaaagacaGTAAGGAAGAGCATCTCTTTATCTTCTTCCTTTGGGACGAAAACCTCGAATGTCGAGAAGCGGATGGATTTGAGGCCGCGTATGCAAGGAAGGAAATCACAGATCAGTACGCTTGGCATTCCATGATTGGTcataaaaaggagaagaagtcAAGAAGAAACAAATGCATGGGCTCGTAGATCCCGAGAAAGTACAAGGTTGATTCTTTATGTCTTGGCATATATTAATGGAAAATGTTAAGAGATTTCCCCAATATTATgctcatattttaatatttttatttttatttaataatcaaaaaagtgattattaataaaatattatttctttttatttatttttaataattaaataagtaactttttttaacaaaaaaaaaatctttatatgcaTACTAATCCTAAAAAGTCGtacaaatttaaataatttatctgGAGATAATATAAAGAAAAGCGATCTTATCTGTCTGCCGCGTCTCTCTTTAGCCTTTACCTATTTGTTGTTATTCTTTTAAGGGATTGATTCTTATTTTCAAGATCATCAGATTCTCTATAGCGCTAGTACTGCTCCTAAACGCTTGAATGATATATAGATAGAGCATACATGATCTCATGATTGCAttctggtttttattttattttttttcttctcttttgttGGGACATGAATATGTATGCAGTGGCTGTTCGTTCATATTAATGTAAGTAGTTCTTCGACCTCCGTTCTGATTTGTTCTATTTGATTTTGTAAGGCTCATGCATTAATAATATTACTTGATCaccatataataattatattatatgttcaCTACTGATGCAAAaacatctcatatttatttcttttgatctCAGATCGATCGAGGAGGGCCTTACGTCTTCATGCATGATTCTTCCAAAATGTCGAGATTAAtaaacattaattaatttattcttgctttttatttttatgcgaTTTAACTTGAAGTAGTACTACAAATCATCCTACGTGTAAATATACTATTGGTAATCGTGCTCCATCTGTCACAATAATTTCTGCCCTGATATCTCCTTAAGCTAGCTAGCATTAACTGTTGAAGGtcagtatattaatatatatagggtGGCACTACTACCAGAGCTGGTAGCTGCTGCACTAGTTATTTtgatgtgtgtttttttttttatatgtattttttaaaatatttttaaaaaatcataaaatcattaatatttacttaatcacaaaaaataaaaataaaattcatcggTGTCTCCCAACTGTGGGACtagcattattcatatatatatttctattctattatataagtggctatctaattgtacattattattattattattattattattggtttttacattattttctttgtttttttcgttaacttttattttttcattaagaGACATGGCTTCGCACCAAGCAACCCACGTTTTTCCCATAGCAACGATGAACCATCACATCTGCAAGCTCAACTACCTCATTTGCGTCCATGCTCGTCCACATTCAACAACTGAGAACCATCAAGACATTCACATCAGCCTTGGCATCATCCACACCAACAGCCCACTGTTCAAAATACCATCATGTCCTCTGTTTTAAGAAGTGAAAACATAACAAGGAGGTGCAGTGCAAGCTCACCCTGAGCCCTTTCACAATGTTACCACCAAAGCCACTTTTCAGCTCCACACATGGCAACCATTAGCTTAGTCACACAGTTGTGCCCTTAGGCCAAAATTAGGACGGAATCGCTTTGAGCCACCATAGTCCCAAAGCCATCACGAGAAGCACCACGGATTTACACTGGCAGCCTAGAGATGTCGACTGTTTCATGACATCATCACCATCACCCCAGCCTAGAACCACCATCCACGGAAAGACCACCtgcaagaagaggaaaaactCTATTTTGTCACTCAAAAAACATACTAGCAAGACTCTCACTGACCAACAACTCAGTCGTAACACCTTGCCTCTGTTCACGTCTCACCAACAACCGTCACTCATCTTTCTCCACCGCATGATGCTCTTCCATCCATCATGCTGAATGACCACCAAATGAGAACCCACCTGCTCGAATGCAAGACAACCATAAACTTCCTTGTTTGAGACCTCTAGACAACATAGAAGGTATCGTGGGACGCTTCACGTCAGTCTCACACCACCCGTGTTTCATCGTCAAATGTTCTCTCCTCCTTGAGTAAACTCGTCAGCTCTTCCTTTCTTGGACAACTCcctctctgttctctctctctctctctctctctctctctctctctctctctctctctctctctctctctctctctctctctcttaatggCACAATTTCTCTCTCACTCTTATCTATCTCAGCTTCATCACCACTCACGGAGGTTGCAGTCGTTGGCTTTGTTTTGAACAACTGGAATGGCAATCGCgtctcatcttcttcttgaGACCTCTGCGTGGTTTTGCTTTGGGTATGGCTGTTACCGTTCAAACATTCTGTAGACAATTTTGCATTTTGAGTTGCTTAGGTTTGCTTTTAGGTTTACATTTTAGTTGTattaaattacaattatacccttttatttaaaagtgttaGTAGAAGGTGTTTTGGATGATAAGTTTCACACGGTGGATTGCAAATTCTTCAATGTTTACAAAATAGTTTCAGATGGGCTTAATATATTTATTGGTTgagttatctttttatttgattttgatctGTGAGTCATTTTTGGTTCCATGAATCAACTAACTAGACAAATGTGCTTTATTTCAGTTTCATCATTTTTGGTTGGAGATCTCATGGATGCAAGCCCATTTGAATCAATTGAAATAACTGGAGTATGAGTCAAGAGAAGAGCAATGAGTCGGAAGAATTTCCAGGAATTGCCTGTGTTTAGTACGCACTCATGTTATATTCTTGGCTATACACCAATGTGTATCGATTCTCAATGCCCATTAAAGTTCTTAGTTATGAATGTGGCTTAGTTCGGTTAAGTTTAGTTAATTAAAATTAGGTGATATTCATTTTGAGGAGTTATAGTCTGAACTTTATTGAATGAAGGTTGGAAAGACTGTACTTCCATTTCACACACTTCAATATTTCTCATTGAAATGCCTATTTAGATACTTACCCAAAAAATGGCACTGAAATTTGAACTATTTTTCATTCTGGTGTGCATTTGAGTAGGTTTTAACCTAGGTTGTATATACGTTAGATAGTTTTGTGCGTTTCATCTAGTGAAAAGTAGATATTAGAATTTTTGAAGTAGAAATTAACTATCATgtttccttctttccttttatttgtCTAATTTTTAATTGCACTCGTATCAAATATTGTTTGCCTCATATGTGTTGGGTTATTTTAGTGTTGGTAAAAGTGCAAAACCCCAAGGACAAAGCAAAGCGAATTTACAAATATTTACTTAAAACACAATTTTGAGTGATCTTAAAGTGCAGAAAAgcataattttgtaatttttttaatgaagaaaatagaaactACCTATTCAAGacctagaaaataaatattctagacttttgatattaaaaatcatttatCGTATAGTGCCACATGTTTTCATGTGTAATGCTTTGACCCTACTTCAACACAAAAATATGTGTTATGCTTTGAATTCGATATAATGTTGGCATAGATGGATTGCTTTTgtcaaaaatcatatttttttttattaaaaacttagTCACCTAATTAGGCAAACATGCTTTGCACGTTGTTTcaacctagtatatatatattcacatttATATAGAGCCATAAATATTGGAGACTAATTCATCAAATCACTAACTTCTTGGCCGGGTGGCTCCCTATTTGAAGCAATAATAACGTCTAGTCGACGCTGTTTCCAATCATTATACTTGAATAACATCATTTTCAACATGAATGAATATATTTGAGGTCCATTTGGCACATTTATCGctatttaatgataaaaaaacatGTAATAAATGGTTACTtggtgataaatgtgtcacatcttatttaGTGGGATGCAAATAGGATGATAGTatggtgtataaaattttccttatatatattatatttcctATCCAAGCATGCAAAGACGTTTTGTGGTGGCTGTAGATATCATCACGATGTGTGTGCCATCAGCTATATATGCAActgaaaatatatagaaatgcGCATTGCGGTGTACCACTCATCCCATCCCAAAACAGATAGAAGAAGCATttactttctatttaaaaaaaaaaaaaaccaaagagagagaaagttgaAGTATATGGCTCATACACTGAAAGTAGGcagattatatataaatacgtCCGTATGTCTAGAGTTAGTATAAATACACATTATGTAACCCTAATTAACTAAAAGTAAATTTCATGCCACTCACTTTTTGTGAATGTAAGCACATCGTCAAATTACATTAAATTTCTGTGTcgatttttattattctctttTTGATTATTCTGTATAATTCATTAACAATTACCACACGTTTTACAAAAGATGTGGCAACAAAAATAGGCAAAAACCAAAGTGAATGATTCCTTTGACATGGCAACAAACTAGCTAGGAGAAACAAAGCAAACAGTCATGACGTTGTAATTTGATTATTCTTCTACACAAAGCCACAAATACTACTGTAGAAACAGAGAATGGCATTAACTCACAATAGTCGCGACAGAACAATCCGaaacattaattaaatgaataGGTAGTCACCGATAACATGAAAACTTTATCAGCAAATTATTAAGGGTTTTGCTAAGTACGATCATTAGATACAGTCGATGTGTAGTcggctgtacagaatgaataaaaaaaattataaaaaattttttttatattaaggggactacatgaattataaaaagttataaaaataattttttttttatgtaggtcccatattaatttttttttttacagccgactacACGCCAACTTTatcgactgcaaaaagtatttctattCAAGGACTTGTCGCTTCGCCTCGCCGCATCAGGCTCAGCTACACTGTCTTTGCTGCACCGTTACACAAGTGCTTCTCCCTTCTTCGATACACAATCCCATCCCCCCACGTGCCTTAGTTGTTCCTTCTGAGCTTTCCCGGCCACCAGACTCCGGTTAGGGTCAAATTTCAGTCACCTTGATGATTTCTTTATGGCCTGTTTTCTaggtttttctcaaaaccagCTTCAGAGGAATAAAACCCTCAACTACAAAATTCAGAGCAGAAACTACTGATATTAAATTTGTGAAGAAGAGGTGCTGCTTCCATTCTATCTCAAATAAATTTACATTTCCCGAAGAGAAAAGAAGGGGTAGAAAAAGGAAGTACATGTCCAAGAATAACCCACACCGATCTAACGTGCAAGCTCTTACACAGACATTACTCCGACAATGAGCCCGAACAAAAACTTGCAACATCGATCATGAGCTCCCACAAGGACTAAACCCATCTATTATCCAAACCCAGTACAGGatgcaaaaagaaagaaatcaatGGGTCTGGACAGCTGAAGTCTCATGATGGACCTCGCTGTTCTCACTCTGTGGTTCTTGAACATCCTGACCGCCACCATCTAGCTGTTTCGCCTTCTCGGACATTTCCACCGCCTTCTCGCTCTTTTCGCTACCACAACTGCTGCAACTACTATCCCCGAAAGAAGACGACCGACTGGACATGGGCGTAGCCAAGAACGTTGGCTTCACTTCACCCGCCATAATCACcaatattttctcttcaaacacAGGTGGGGGCTTCTGGGTGTCATCACTCTTCCCCTCGCCCGCCTCGAGGTCTCTCTCCGCGGCGGCGTCTCCCTCGAGGTACCCGGAAAGTCTCCAATAAGAGCATGCAAGGATTAGTAGAGCAAAAGCAATGAGACCCAACATGGCTGCCAACCCACCAAACAAGTAGGGAACCGGGGAATGCCACGGCGAGTGCGGCTGCGCAGCGGAGGGAGACTTGGCGGTTATGTTAAAAATCTGGTTGGATGCCATTGAAGATTGACGGATGAGTGGGTTGGCAAATGCGCGGTGgaggggaggaggaggaggaaacgGTGATGGGGTAAGAACTGGGAGATCGGGGGGAAAGGTATTTATAGAGATGAAGAAGGGAAAGGAAAGAGATGGAATAGAATGGTTTTTGTTTCGTTTGAGGGGTGGATTTGTTTTTGGTGATTAATGTCGTCATTTTGCATGAAGTGGCCGGGCCGGATTGGGGACCCGCTAGCTAAATGGGACATCTAAATGAACAGCAAAAGGCACTCAGGAGCAGGTTAGTAATGGCATATAGAAAAAGAATAGgagaaaaaaagattaaaaagaagaaaaagaactaCGTTTTAGGAACATCTGATTGCCAGTGCTAGGACATCTGACATTTTCCTACCATACAAATAGAAATGTGATAGAAATCATCACTCCTTCAAACCTGGGGTCCGACTCCTACAGGAAGTCGGTCATTTAGGTTTCTGTAATTTTAGATTTTAGTCTTAAACGAAGCCTAATTAAGGAGATCATAAGAATGTGTGTGTTTGGGTCGTTGTGGGGTACGTAGCATGGTTAATGGAATATGTTTTGACTTCAAGTTATATGTACCTACAAGACTCAACTTAGATCGATAAAGTATGATAGAGCTGTTGAGAGTAGAATAAAAGAAATCTCAGCCACAAGGTTACTATAATGCATGCTTTCTCTCATTCCATCATTACTTCGTGATATGATCTAAATTAATTGGGCTATGCTATATGACGACTATATGTGTAATTATGAATGTTCCATCAACATGATTTCATCAATAATAATGATAAGGAAGGTAGTTCCCTATAAatttttgtgtttggataaACCAACTAGCTCCAATATTGCATTCAAACACCAGCAATTTGCATTGTTTGGTTACACtgtttagatgaaatgagatgagatgttttgttaaaaattaaataaatattattataatataatttttttaatatgatttttattttagaatttaaaaattttgaattgtttattatattttatggaataatttaaaaaaaattataatgattgtataagatgagatagtttgattttgtgtaaccaaatcaAAATTGTGTTTATAATGTCTCATATGGTAACATTAAATATAATCTTAGAGTGTGTAATCtttatgtacttttttttattaaaataaaaactagggtttatcatttatttattttatgtgtgttttaaatttattcaattttttaaaaagaatgtgtAGAGCTTGCACACCTTATTAGGACCGTAAATATTatctataatttttgtttaaattttaatatttagaacAAGAGACATGTAAGTtaattggataaaaaatattaattttagatagatatatatatatatatatatatatatataacaacctatatatatatactggtaGTCTGCTCTTTTTTCTTGGGCAAGATGGTGGGGGCACGTCAGGACTCACAACATGCACTgggacgttttttttttttttttaaagggactGGGACGTTACTCATGGGATCATGTCTTAATTTATAACTAATCAATATTACAATATTTAGAGACCAATAGAAAAAACATAAATCACTAAATTACCGATCGAGACTAATTTCTATAAAttaccctagctagctagctaggaattAGATCATGATGGTGTTCAAACATGAAAGAGTAAGATTAATTGGAATTAAAAGTACTGTAAGTCACTTGTAAACAAAAAATGGTGGACTGTGGGACCCAGTACTGTATTAGCAGGACATATTATAAAAATGGACCCACCACTTGTGTATAATATGCTTTAATTTGCCTGCCACCCTTTACATGCTGCATCCAAGTAGTACTtcacttcatgtgtgcattggcAACTGGGGCATGCAAATTGATCCCCGGCCCACAATATTAATGTTGCAAAGGTGACGAGGAAATcagggctttgctacacgcagtcgggaaacgcagtcggcgtgcagtcggctgtacggaatgaataaaaaaaaattataaaaaaattattttatattcagggggacctgcatgaattataaaaagctataaaaataatttttttttttcacgtaggtcctgtattaattttttttttacagccgactgcacgccgattgcatttcccgactgcacaaatcatttctctcgTGCAAATTCCTTGTGAAGTATTAACGTCCAGTCCAGGCAATGGAGCCTGGAGGTGGGGAGAGGGTCCCATGCaaaaaagctagctagcttcatCATTCTCAACCCCTCTCTGCTTCGTCCCAAATTGAGTAGTAGTGCTGAAGGGGTCCCATTCAACTAGGAAGGCGCATTCCTCGTCAGTTTCCACCAGTGTACCCGGCCCCAGTACGTACACGTCAAGCTGGCCCGACGTACATTTTGGAGATCCCTTCCCATACGACACTTCCAAACCTCCACCCACTCTATCTAGCTCAAGTACTACACCAACAGTAGTAGCAGAGGGGGAAGATGCAGTACTAGTGTGTTTAGTTTTATCCAATTAGTTAGTTAAACGTATCTACCTTCCTCTTCATAGGTTACAACTTCTTTTACTTTGCCCAATTATTGTAATTCTGTGTTACTTTTATGGCACATTTGGCATGATTGATGATGTTGGTCTCTGTAAGTAATCATAATATGTGAAGTATTAGTCTTCATGAGTGGCCTATAGAAACCAAAAACTACGCCACTAATTTCCTCTTATCTTATGATCTTTCTTTAGGCTTTTGGTGACAAGGTGATCATAGATCCAACGAACGAACCCATCAAGCTTCGGGTCTGTATatacgatatatatataatacgtacaatttctttcatttcataGATCATCGCGATCTAGAACATGCATGATGcttaattaagtaaatatagaaaattaggCCTTGATCATGGATCAGTTGCGAATTAAGATGCAACACGTACGTACGAGAGGCTAAACCCAACATGTATGTTAGTTTATACCGGCAACCCTGACATGATCATGGCCATATGTATATGCTTGCAACTTGAGGATCAAAAGTTGAAAGAATGTGCAATTTGCAGGCGAAATGACTAGGCAAccaaatgatatatataatatatatatatatataaataatatatagcaacGTCGTCTTATCCCCAATATCCCGTAATTTGCCAGGCTAGCTAGCTGGTATTGATAAGataattaatgcatgcaccGGGAATTAATCCCATTTGGAAGGTGTCCAaacaatgttaaaaaaatattgccaGAAGAATAATTATCTAAGAAAGTAAGCAGAAAAATTCAAACTATGTATCGATATATGGATGGAAGCTGCTAGATGCAGTATGCATgatgataattaatatatttattactttattgaAGTGGGATTGCCACCACCcttaacattttattttattttttttctcaggctttgttttttgtttgatttaGGATCTATCATTCAGTAATATTTAGAAGTGGGGTTACCACCACTACCACCGCGAATGCTTTTTGACTGCTCTTATAATTTGC comes from the Carya illinoinensis cultivar Pawnee chromosome 8, C.illinoinensisPawnee_v1, whole genome shotgun sequence genome and includes:
- the LOC122318043 gene encoding protein GLUTAMINE DUMPER 3-like, with the protein product MASNQIFNITAKSPSAAQPHSPWHSPVPYLFGGLAAMLGLIAFALLILACSYWRLSGYLEGDAAAERDLEAGEGKSDDTQKPPPVFEEKILVIMAGEVKPTFLATPMSSRSSSFGDSSCSSCGSEKSEKAVEMSEKAKQLDGGGQDVQEPQSENSEVHHETSAVQTH